From the genome of Hypanus sabinus isolate sHypSab1 chromosome 29, sHypSab1.hap1, whole genome shotgun sequence:
TCTCCTGTACTCTTCCTCAATccaaccacaaccccccccccccaattttcaTCACTGTCCCTCGCTCTCCTAGGAACCCCCACTTCTTCTTGTGTAAACTTACACAAATTTATTCGAGCCACATTTTGTAAGAAAGATTTCAGTCTGACCTTGTGCACAGACTAGCTCACTGCCTCCTCTGTCTTCCATGCCCcagcccctctccctccccaagcACTGCCAGGGAGCCTCACTGACTGCTGGCCTGGCGTGTGATGCACCTTGGGTGCAGAACCGTTCCAGGTGAGGGACACGGAGTGAGGCCTTGGGCAGAACtgggggcggggaagagaaaGCGGCTTGGCTCAAACTGAACGGGCTGGGAGCGCTGACGCAGCCAATGTAGTGAGAAAGTGCAGGTGCAGATCGGCCCGAATGGCCGCAGTACAGAGAAGTTTTCAAAAGTCCACAGGTCCCAAGTAGTGGCAAGAAGCCAGACAGTAGATGATGCAAGGTCACCCCGACCTTCCAGTGTCGCAACTGTTGTCAATTCCTCTTATGTTATCTTCCCACTCTGATTGTACATTCCATCAGCTCTCCCCAGCCTCTGGTCCCAGCTCTCCTTCTGGTATGGGTTCTCCAACATGTATCTGTACCGCTCGAAGTTTTGTAGCAGATACTTGGGGGCGTACATGTGTTCTTTGGGGTCTGCAGGCGGATATTCCTGCTCAGTACCATCAAACCAGCCCCCAGTCCGGATCAGTTCCTGAATGTAGTTGAGATCCCTTTTCTCCTGGTAGTTCCCCCAGCGGGGGAAGTCGCCATTCTGAGCCGACAGCAGTTTGTAACGGATCCCCTCTGGCCTGAAACACCAGGAGCAGTGCCAGCCGGCGAAGTGGAGCGGGCTTCCCACCGACCACGGTACCAGGATGTGCCCGGTGCTGTTCTCGTACTGCCGGAAATTTGGCATCAGGTAGTACTCTCTCCGCCGCAGCTTAATGCCGTCCCCGTTGTACACCATGAAGAGCATGGCCACCGTGCAGCCCGACACCACTTCCAGGCTCCCTGGCTGCTTCCAGAAAAAGCCGTAGAGTGACTTGCGAAGGTGGAAGGCAAAGGGTTCCGTCCAGCCGTCGAAGAGTTTAAGGAAGAGCACCCCGTCGCGGGCTGGGATCTCGTCGGCGTCGTTGATGAGGAAGATGTCATCGTCGCGGAGCTGGGTGATTCGGCTCATCCCGTTCTGGGTGAGAAAGGTCCGCAGGTAGTCGTCGGCAATCCAGCCATCCTGCCTGCCTCCGCTGGGGAAGTGGTCCAGGAACACGTACAGGATCTTGTGAGCGATGTAGCCGTAGCTCCCGTTCAGGAGCATCTCAACGAACCTCAGCGGCTTGGGGTCACCAAAGGCAGTGAAGTTGGATTCGCAGATGATGAACACATCAACTACGTTGCCCAGCTCGTGGAACCGGACGTCCAGCAGATCAAACTCGTGGTTGATGTTGATGGCGTTAATGACCCTGCGAGACGTAGCCCGCGGGGTGAGGCGCTCTTTCGTGGGCAAGTTGGAATACTGGACCATGGTGGGTACTCCACAGTAGGGCCCATGCCAGCCCGGGAGACAAGGGCACCCGACCCACCTACGCCTTGGTCTCCCACTGCCACCTGTTTCACGAGTCAGCACCTTGTCCATGGAACCGTGGCCCCAGAGATTGGCTCCCTCCATCGAACCCACCATCCTGCTCTCTGTTTTGGTTCCCTGCTTAAAGCAAATGGCTCCCGCCTTGGTCCGTATGAAGTACTCTGTCTCGTCATCTTTCAGATGGAACTGGGCTCTGTGGAGATGTGGCCAGCCTGCCTGGTGAGCACCAGGTGCCGTCTGCGGACCCAGACTGGCACtcgccccctcctcctcctcctcctcctcgttC
Proteins encoded in this window:
- the LOC132383084 gene encoding beta-1,4-mannosyl-glycoprotein 4-beta-N-acetylglucosaminyltransferase-like isoform X4, which gives rise to MFPVWLELQTLGMKMRRRRVVLMLCMAGLCLISFLHFRKALSYIAFSHELSVFSPSLRSMFVDSHLFWKQNEEEEEEEGASASLGPQTAPGAHQAGWPHLHRAQFHLKDDETEYFIRTKAGAICFKQGTKTESRMVGSMEGANLWGHGSMDKVLTRETGGSGRPRRRWVGCPCLPGWHGPYCGVPTMVQYSNLPTKERLTPRATSRRVINAININHEFDLLDVRFHELGNVVDVFIICESNFTAFGDPKPLRFVEMLLNGSYGYIAHKILYVFLDHFPSGGRQDGWIADDYLRTFLTQNGMSRITQLRDDDIFLINDADEIPARDGVLFLKLFDGWTEPFAFHLRKSLYGFFWKQPGSLEVVSGCTVAMLFMVYNGDGIKLRRREYYLMPNFRQYENSTGHILVPWSVGSPLHFAGWHCSWCFRPEGIRYKLLSAQNGDFPRWGNYQEKRDLNYIQELIRTGGWFDGTEQEYPPADPKEHMYAPKYLLQNFERYRYMLENPYQKESWDQRLGRADGMYNQSGKIT
- the LOC132383084 gene encoding beta-1,4-mannosyl-glycoprotein 4-beta-N-acetylglucosaminyltransferase-like isoform X3 → MLLHCWRSRIRVQIPPLPVRSWPILPVTGMKMRRRRVVLMLCMAGLCLISFLHFRKALSYIAFSHELSVFSPSLRSMFVDSHLFWKQNEEEEEEEGASASLGPQTAPGAHQAGWPHLHRAQFHLKDDETEYFIRTKAGAICFKQGTKTESRMVGSMEGANLWGHGSMDKVLTRETGGSGRPRRRWVGCPCLPGWHGPYCGVPTMVQYSNLPTKERLTPRATSRRVINAININHEFDLLDVRFHELGNVVDVFIICESNFTAFGDPKPLRFVEMLLNGSYGYIAHKILYVFLDHFPSGGRQDGWIADDYLRTFLTQNGMSRITQLRDDDIFLINDADEIPARDGVLFLKLFDGWTEPFAFHLRKSLYGFFWKQPGSLEVVSGCTVAMLFMVYNGDGIKLRRREYYLMPNFRQYENSTGHILVPWSVGSPLHFAGWHCSWCFRPEGIRYKLLSAQNGDFPRWGNYQEKRDLNYIQELIRTGGWFDGTEQEYPPADPKEHMYAPKYLLQNFERYRYMLENPYQKESWDQRLGRADGMYNQSGKIT
- the LOC132383084 gene encoding beta-1,4-mannosyl-glycoprotein 4-beta-N-acetylglucosaminyltransferase-like isoform X1 — translated: MQENKKKWRELCSFCGCGRALQRLILFGQGTSTAERLNLCLWWRAAHYSLKRKRMKMRRRRVVLMLCMAGLCLISFLHFRKALSYIAFSHELSVFSPSLRSMFVDSHLFWKQNEEEEEEEGASASLGPQTAPGAHQAGWPHLHRAQFHLKDDETEYFIRTKAGAICFKQGTKTESRMVGSMEGANLWGHGSMDKVLTRETGGSGRPRRRWVGCPCLPGWHGPYCGVPTMVQYSNLPTKERLTPRATSRRVINAININHEFDLLDVRFHELGNVVDVFIICESNFTAFGDPKPLRFVEMLLNGSYGYIAHKILYVFLDHFPSGGRQDGWIADDYLRTFLTQNGMSRITQLRDDDIFLINDADEIPARDGVLFLKLFDGWTEPFAFHLRKSLYGFFWKQPGSLEVVSGCTVAMLFMVYNGDGIKLRRREYYLMPNFRQYENSTGHILVPWSVGSPLHFAGWHCSWCFRPEGIRYKLLSAQNGDFPRWGNYQEKRDLNYIQELIRTGGWFDGTEQEYPPADPKEHMYAPKYLLQNFERYRYMLENPYQKESWDQRLGRADGMYNQSGKIT
- the LOC132383084 gene encoding beta-1,4-mannosyl-glycoprotein 4-beta-N-acetylglucosaminyltransferase-like isoform X2, producing MVGVAICSLATAGHLDSLKTAASCEYEIRMKMRRRRVVLMLCMAGLCLISFLHFRKALSYIAFSHELSVFSPSLRSMFVDSHLFWKQNEEEEEEEGASASLGPQTAPGAHQAGWPHLHRAQFHLKDDETEYFIRTKAGAICFKQGTKTESRMVGSMEGANLWGHGSMDKVLTRETGGSGRPRRRWVGCPCLPGWHGPYCGVPTMVQYSNLPTKERLTPRATSRRVINAININHEFDLLDVRFHELGNVVDVFIICESNFTAFGDPKPLRFVEMLLNGSYGYIAHKILYVFLDHFPSGGRQDGWIADDYLRTFLTQNGMSRITQLRDDDIFLINDADEIPARDGVLFLKLFDGWTEPFAFHLRKSLYGFFWKQPGSLEVVSGCTVAMLFMVYNGDGIKLRRREYYLMPNFRQYENSTGHILVPWSVGSPLHFAGWHCSWCFRPEGIRYKLLSAQNGDFPRWGNYQEKRDLNYIQELIRTGGWFDGTEQEYPPADPKEHMYAPKYLLQNFERYRYMLENPYQKESWDQRLGRADGMYNQSGKIT
- the LOC132383084 gene encoding beta-1,4-mannosyl-glycoprotein 4-beta-N-acetylglucosaminyltransferase-like isoform X5, which produces MKMRRRRVVLMLCMAGLCLISFLHFRKALSYIAFSHELSVFSPSLRSMFVDSHLFWKQNEEEEEEEGASASLGPQTAPGAHQAGWPHLHRAQFHLKDDETEYFIRTKAGAICFKQGTKTESRMVGSMEGANLWGHGSMDKVLTRETGGSGRPRRRWVGCPCLPGWHGPYCGVPTMVQYSNLPTKERLTPRATSRRVINAININHEFDLLDVRFHELGNVVDVFIICESNFTAFGDPKPLRFVEMLLNGSYGYIAHKILYVFLDHFPSGGRQDGWIADDYLRTFLTQNGMSRITQLRDDDIFLINDADEIPARDGVLFLKLFDGWTEPFAFHLRKSLYGFFWKQPGSLEVVSGCTVAMLFMVYNGDGIKLRRREYYLMPNFRQYENSTGHILVPWSVGSPLHFAGWHCSWCFRPEGIRYKLLSAQNGDFPRWGNYQEKRDLNYIQELIRTGGWFDGTEQEYPPADPKEHMYAPKYLLQNFERYRYMLENPYQKESWDQRLGRADGMYNQSGKIT